In Actinotignum schaalii, the sequence CTGGTAATCATCGCTGACCAGCGCGGTCAGGCCGCGGATGCGCCCGGCGGTTTCCAGGGAGAGATCAGCCGGCACGTACATATCCTCGCGGAAAATCCACGCGGCCACGGGAACCTGATTACCGCCCAGCACATCCGAGCGATACAGATCGTGCCAGGAGGTGCGGAAGGCGAGCTCATTAGCGGCCCCGCGCAGCGGGAGCAGCGCCGGATCCTGCTCGAATTGCCAGGGGAAAACGCTTTCCCCGGAGAAGCGGAAGCCCAGCCCTTCCTTACGCAGATCAGTTTCACCGACCCCGCCCATCGCGAGCGCGGGGATAGCGAATTCGGGGAATTCCCCGCGCACCCGGTGCGCGGCCCAGGCTAACGGCCCGGTGCCCGATTGTGCATAAATGGCTTCCTGGAGCGCGAAATAGAGCGGGGCGTGCGCGGCGGACACCGCGTCGCCCACCCGCTGGAGGAAGGCGGGGCGCAGCCGGCGTTGCCCGCGGAAGGACCAGACCGGGTCTTCGAGCAGGTAGTGGAGCTGCTCGAAACCGTAGGTGAAGCCGAGGCGCTGGCCGAGCTGGCGGAACCGCGCCGGGGTGAGGCGCTCCCCGGTGGGCAGGATTTCTTCCACATCCGCCAGGTGGGTGGCGATATACCAGGCGGTGTCCTCATCATTCGGGTAGCGCTCGAAATAGGCGCGGTGCCGGGCGGCCAGGCGCGGGAAAGTCTGCCGGTATACGGCTTGCGGGCCGCTATCCAAACTGGGCAGCCCGCCGGTGATCATGACTTCGCGCAGCCCCGCGGGCGCGTAGGAAAGATAGGATACCGCGGCGAAACCCCCGAAACTTTGCCCCAGCACGCTCCACGGTTCATCGCCTTGGAGGTGGCGGCGCAGGTGTTCGGCGTCGTTCACAATAGAATCCTGGCGGAAACAGGACAGCAGCGCGGCCTGGGCGGCGGGGCTGCCGGCTGCGGTAATGGTGAGGGAATCGAGCGGATACGAATTGCCGGTGCCGCGTTCGTCGAGCAGAACGAGGCGATAGTGGTTGAGCAGCAGGTCCTGCCAGCCGCTCAGCCCCGCCGGGCGCGGTGCCGCGTGGCCCGGCCCGCCTTCCAGATACACCAGACGCGGCGCATCCTCGCGGCCGGCCCGCACAATTTCCCGCGCGAACACCGTGATGGTAGCGGGAACGTGGGCGATAGTATCGTCGGGGGCCAGCTGAGTGAACGCACCAAAGTAATCAAGGGGCACCTGGATGCGGTGCTCGATGAATGTATAACCCTGAAAACGATAGGTAACCGCGCTCATACCGTGAAGATTACCCGAGCGAGGGCCCGTTCTCGCCGGCTGTA encodes:
- a CDS encoding alpha/beta fold hydrolase, coding for MSAVTYRFQGYTFIEHRIQVPLDYFGAFTQLAPDDTIAHVPATITVFAREIVRAGREDAPRLVYLEGGPGHAAPRPAGLSGWQDLLLNHYRLVLLDERGTGNSYPLDSLTITAAGSPAAQAALLSCFRQDSIVNDAEHLRRHLQGDEPWSVLGQSFGGFAAVSYLSYAPAGLREVMITGGLPSLDSGPQAVYRQTFPRLAARHRAYFERYPNDEDTAWYIATHLADVEEILPTGERLTPARFRQLGQRLGFTYGFEQLHYLLEDPVWSFRGQRRLRPAFLQRVGDAVSAAHAPLYFALQEAIYAQSGTGPLAWAAHRVRGEFPEFAIPALAMGGVGETDLRKEGLGFRFSGESVFPWQFEQDPALLPLRGAANELAFRTSWHDLYRSDVLGGNQVPVAAWIFREDMYVPADLSLETAGRIRGLTALVSDDYQHDALGRDPHTVINALLEAVHRER